The proteins below are encoded in one region of Rhodoferax potami:
- a CDS encoding IS1595 family transposase, producing MRRRDFQRLVESLESLSPHQLRQLDETVSKLAQQTAVRELVTAHVEREGQCPHCQGNAFQRWGTTASGEQRYRCKKCFKSFTGLTGSPLNGLWHKSLLLEYAQCMKVGLSVRETAEQLGLHRNVVFRWRHRLMPPNSAHQPEALEGVAEVDEAFFRESFKGLKKGMPRTAHKRAMPAGKRGISKEQIPVLTAVSRGSRTSFMSVLPGVPSASSITSSLGPLLSKDTVLVSDSASSYKTAAKNLGIVIRQIPRGTHKLGPYHIQNVNALHSRMKSWFKPFKGVATKYLPVYLAWFRFYDESGWSRVPEDLIKDVISRPRVRPNGPSETSTLE from the coding sequence ATGCGCCGCCGAGATTTCCAGCGGTTGGTGGAGTCCTTAGAGTCCCTCAGCCCCCATCAATTGCGTCAACTGGACGAGACCGTAAGCAAGCTCGCCCAGCAAACTGCCGTGCGGGAGCTCGTAACTGCGCATGTGGAACGTGAGGGGCAATGCCCTCACTGCCAAGGTAATGCGTTCCAGCGGTGGGGGACTACTGCGTCCGGGGAGCAGCGATACCGGTGCAAGAAGTGCTTCAAGAGCTTCACCGGGCTCACGGGTTCCCCGTTAAACGGCCTCTGGCATAAAAGTCTGCTGCTGGAGTACGCCCAGTGCATGAAGGTCGGTTTGAGCGTGCGAGAGACTGCTGAGCAACTCGGACTGCACCGCAATGTGGTGTTTCGTTGGCGACACCGACTGATGCCGCCAAATAGCGCGCATCAACCCGAAGCATTAGAGGGAGTGGCAGAGGTCGATGAAGCCTTCTTTCGGGAGTCGTTTAAGGGTCTCAAGAAAGGAATGCCTCGAACAGCCCATAAGCGCGCTATGCCGGCGGGCAAGCGAGGAATCTCCAAAGAGCAGATTCCTGTACTTACAGCCGTATCCCGCGGCTCCCGCACAAGCTTCATGTCTGTGTTACCTGGTGTACCAAGTGCTTCCTCGATTACTTCTTCTTTGGGGCCGCTCCTGTCCAAAGATACGGTCTTGGTATCGGACTCAGCAAGTTCGTATAAAACCGCAGCCAAGAACTTGGGAATTGTTATCCGTCAAATCCCCAGGGGGACTCACAAGCTGGGGCCGTATCACATCCAGAACGTTAACGCTCTGCACAGTCGCATGAAGAGCTGGTTCAAACCCTTTAAGGGAGTTGCAACGAAGTACCTCCCTGTCTACTTGGCGTGGTTCCGGTTCTACGACGAGAGCGGATGGTCACGAGTCCCTGAAGACTTGATAAAGGATGTCATATCCAGACCGCGTGTGAGACCCAACGGCCCCTCTGAAACATCAACATTGGAGTAA
- a CDS encoding IS5 family transposase, translating to MTDDFFRNRLDQMIDLRHPLAVLANRMPWQEIEASLVQRWARQVKSGKKIEDLDLFGPVSAVAGGGVSNAGRPRLPTRLMVALLYLKHAFNESDEDVIQRWGETPTWQYFSGNEYFEHQWPCDPTQLGRFRKALGEEGVEELLARTMEVAVTLKLIAKKELTRMIVDSTVQEKAVAHPTDSKLLETARSKVVELAKANGIELKQTYAKEGQLLGYKAGRYAHARQFKRMRKAIKRQRTIVGRLQREVARKMTTLSQAIQETLGQTLDKAKRLVTQTGSRKAVDNRAKLYSWHAPEVECISKGKSRNPYEFGVKVGLAMTLKGNLIVGARSFPGNPYDGHTMHEQIEQSAILMQGLGVKPEVVYADLGYRGVDKDNPDIEIKHRGKDKRLTDEERRLLKRRQAIEPIIGHLKADHRMDRCHLKGSAGDALHAVLCAAGYNIRWLLRMIARKGLGLLLCLLQVSGLTGLFEKLAKIIGLNRLQGSDRRWGVA from the coding sequence ATGACCGATGACTTTTTCCGCAACCGCCTGGATCAGATGATCGATTTGCGCCACCCTCTGGCGGTGCTTGCTAACCGCATGCCTTGGCAAGAGATCGAAGCCTCCCTCGTCCAGCGCTGGGCACGCCAGGTCAAGTCTGGCAAGAAGATAGAAGACTTGGACTTGTTTGGTCCGGTCTCGGCCGTTGCCGGTGGCGGCGTCTCCAATGCCGGCCGTCCCCGTCTGCCCACCCGGTTAATGGTTGCCTTGCTGTACCTCAAGCATGCGTTCAATGAGAGCGACGAGGACGTGATCCAGCGCTGGGGTGAGACCCCCACTTGGCAGTACTTTTCTGGCAACGAATACTTTGAACACCAGTGGCCGTGCGACCCGACACAACTGGGGCGCTTTCGTAAAGCTCTGGGCGAAGAAGGCGTGGAAGAACTGCTGGCCCGCACCATGGAAGTGGCGGTCACCCTCAAGCTGATTGCCAAGAAAGAATTGACCCGCATGATCGTGGACTCCACGGTGCAAGAAAAAGCTGTGGCACATCCCACCGACAGCAAGCTGCTGGAGACCGCCCGATCCAAGGTGGTCGAGTTGGCCAAAGCCAATGGCATCGAGCTCAAACAGACCTACGCCAAAGAAGGCCAACTGCTGGGCTACAAGGCTGGGCGCTATGCCCATGCCCGCCAGTTCAAGCGCATGCGCAAAGCCATCAAACGCCAGCGCACCATCGTTGGACGGCTGCAGCGCGAGGTGGCTCGCAAGATGACCACGCTCAGCCAAGCCATACAAGAGACCTTGGGCCAGACCTTGGACAAGGCCAAACGCTTGGTCACGCAGACCGGCAGTCGCAAGGCAGTGGACAACCGCGCCAAGCTCTACAGCTGGCATGCGCCCGAGGTGGAGTGCATCTCAAAAGGCAAGAGCCGCAATCCGTACGAGTTCGGCGTGAAGGTGGGTCTGGCCATGACGCTCAAGGGCAATTTGATCGTGGGAGCCAGGAGCTTTCCCGGTAACCCGTATGACGGGCACACCATGCACGAGCAGATCGAGCAAAGCGCTATCCTGATGCAAGGCTTGGGGGTCAAGCCCGAGGTGGTGTACGCAGACTTGGGCTACCGGGGTGTGGACAAAGACAACCCGGACATTGAGATCAAACACCGGGGCAAGGACAAGCGGTTGACCGATGAAGAGCGCAGACTGCTCAAACGGCGCCAAGCGATCGAGCCGATCATCGGGCACCTCAAAGCGGATCACCGCATGGACCGCTGCCACCTCAAAGGCTCAGCAGGCGATGCACTGCACGCGGTGCTGTGCGCGGCGGGCTACAACATCCGCTGGCTGCTGCGGATGATCGCCCGGAAAGGCCTGGGCCTTTTGTTGTGCCTGCTGCAGGTGAGCGGTTTGACGGGCTTGTTTGAGAAATTGGCCAAAATCATCGGCCTCAACCGACTGCAAGGCTCAGATCGGCGCTGGGGGGTGGCTTGA
- a CDS encoding type II toxin-antitoxin system RelE/ParE family toxin, with protein MSIIILPDAQEDLLSLQEYMLNKWSETDWLNAENEIFEKLALVDTGLLTGPPVQELASVGIFEYQNVFTSHHKLVYRRIDRDVYVYLIASHRQDFPTLLVRRLLKV; from the coding sequence ATGTCCATCATCATTCTTCCCGATGCACAGGAAGACTTGCTCTCGCTTCAGGAGTACATGCTCAATAAGTGGAGCGAGACTGACTGGCTCAATGCCGAAAACGAAATATTCGAAAAGCTGGCGCTGGTTGACACTGGACTTTTGACTGGGCCGCCCGTCCAGGAGCTTGCCTCCGTTGGCATCTTTGAGTACCAAAACGTCTTTACGTCACACCACAAGCTGGTCTATCGGCGAATCGACAGGGACGTTTACGTGTACCTCATTGCTTCGCACCGACAGGATTTCCCGACGCTGTTAGTGAGACGACTTCTGAAAGTTTGA
- a CDS encoding TolC family protein produces the protein MKYSAIALWILSVSTAQAETLQALIIESLSQHPALLAQRASLESSSSGVEIAKWQYFPTPSLSVEGVSAAKKDYSYQGDERVTTLRIQQPVWTGGKIAAGVEKAEASMSQAKASEKEVRKQLSLKIIQAFSDWVSADLRLKVVNQSYKIHETLEKQLRRRVELGASAESDRSVVSVRLNSLSAEVAMIKGQINSAKSKISLALGREIQNSELEAVSSSPYPIYDSVSAIQQLAVMNSPALERLQAQEKLITATVAEKKAELWPQVYLRIERQFGNYSIPNSDPSTRSFLGFSSSLSPGLSNKAAINGALAQQEAAREEINVHKLLVREEVVNDFLQLSMLTERLNAIRSSIIISESILDSYTRQFLAGRKSWIEVMNAARETAQYQSQCSEIEAAQTHLSWRLAVNTYGLPAVLLGEK, from the coding sequence ATGAAATATTCCGCAATAGCTTTATGGATTCTCAGTGTATCAACAGCACAAGCCGAAACTTTGCAGGCGCTGATTATTGAATCATTATCTCAACACCCAGCTCTGCTGGCACAGCGTGCCAGCTTGGAGAGTAGTAGTTCAGGCGTTGAAATAGCTAAATGGCAGTATTTCCCAACGCCTTCACTCTCGGTTGAGGGCGTTAGTGCTGCAAAGAAAGACTACTCATACCAAGGTGATGAACGAGTCACGACACTACGAATACAGCAGCCAGTCTGGACCGGGGGCAAAATTGCCGCTGGGGTTGAAAAAGCAGAGGCATCTATGTCCCAAGCAAAGGCCAGTGAAAAGGAAGTCCGAAAACAGCTTTCCTTGAAGATCATACAGGCGTTCAGCGATTGGGTTTCAGCAGACCTGCGCCTAAAGGTGGTTAATCAAAGCTACAAAATTCACGAGACGCTCGAAAAACAGTTGAGGCGACGAGTGGAATTGGGGGCTTCCGCTGAAAGTGATCGATCGGTCGTTTCAGTACGCCTGAATTCACTCTCTGCAGAGGTAGCGATGATAAAAGGTCAAATTAATTCTGCAAAAAGCAAAATTTCTTTAGCACTTGGACGCGAAATACAAAATTCCGAATTGGAAGCTGTTAGCAGTTCACCCTATCCTATATATGACTCGGTATCTGCTATTCAACAATTGGCAGTAATGAATTCCCCAGCACTAGAACGTCTTCAAGCACAAGAAAAATTAATAACTGCAACAGTTGCTGAAAAAAAAGCAGAACTATGGCCTCAAGTCTATTTAAGAATAGAGCGACAGTTTGGAAATTATTCAATACCCAATAGCGATCCTTCAACACGTTCGTTTCTTGGATTTTCGAGCTCATTAAGCCCAGGGCTATCAAATAAAGCTGCAATAAATGGTGCTCTAGCCCAGCAAGAAGCAGCTCGTGAAGAGATTAATGTTCACAAGTTGCTAGTGCGAGAAGAGGTAGTGAATGACTTTTTGCAATTAAGTATGTTGACCGAACGTCTAAATGCAATTAGGTCATCAATCATCATATCTGAAAGTATATTGGATTCATATACTCGGCAGTTTTTAGCTGGCCGGAAGTCATGGATAGAAGTTATGAATGCCGCTCGTGAGACTGCGCAATATCAATCTCAATGTTCAGAAATCGAAGCGGCACAAACACACCTCTCGTGGCGCCTTGCAGTAAATACCTATGGCTTACCAGCGGTCTTACTTGGAGAAAAATAA
- the istB gene encoding IS21-like element helper ATPase IstB, which yields MSLQMERLRELCDQLRLLNLPDQLAHLGQMAAKKELGYLEFLEQALRGEALARVERTRAMLTRIAGFPAIKTLDEFDFQFASGVPKPLVQELGSLAFVERSENVVLLGASGVGKTHLAIALGYRATQAGIKTRFITAADLLMTLSTALRQNTLEEAIKRIVRPYRLLIIDEVGYLPMNREQANLLFQVIAKRYEVGSLILTSNLPFGQWDQTFADDATLTAALLDRLLHHAHVVPISGDSYRLKDKRRAGVIAASSNTLLKRKRSHLDTQEEQAA from the coding sequence ATGAGCCTGCAAATGGAAAGACTGCGTGAACTGTGTGATCAGCTGCGCCTGCTCAACTTACCCGATCAGCTTGCCCACTTGGGGCAAATGGCGGCCAAGAAAGAGCTGGGGTACCTGGAGTTCCTGGAGCAAGCCTTGCGTGGCGAGGCTCTAGCCAGAGTGGAGAGAACACGCGCCATGCTCACGCGCATAGCGGGCTTCCCCGCCATCAAGACGCTTGATGAGTTTGACTTCCAGTTTGCCAGCGGCGTGCCCAAACCCCTGGTACAGGAGCTTGGCAGTCTGGCCTTCGTGGAGCGCAGCGAGAACGTGGTCTTGCTGGGCGCCAGTGGGGTGGGCAAAACCCACTTGGCCATCGCCTTGGGCTACAGGGCAACCCAGGCTGGAATCAAGACGCGTTTCATCACGGCGGCAGATCTGCTGATGACACTGAGCACGGCACTACGGCAGAACACCCTGGAAGAGGCTATCAAACGCATCGTGCGTCCCTACCGGCTGTTGATCATTGACGAGGTCGGGTACCTTCCCATGAATCGGGAACAGGCGAATCTTCTGTTCCAAGTCATTGCCAAACGCTATGAAGTGGGAAGTCTCATCCTGACCTCCAATCTGCCGTTTGGGCAATGGGACCAGACGTTTGCAGACGATGCCACGCTGACAGCGGCGCTACTTGACCGACTGCTCCACCACGCCCATGTGGTCCCGATTTCAGGAGACTCCTATCGCCTGAAAGATAAGCGGCGTGCCGGTGTGATTGCCGCCAGCAGCAATACCCTACTCAAACGAAAACGCAGTCACCTTGATACACAGGAGGAACAGGCAGCCTAA
- a CDS encoding transposase, which translates to MLKDSDTPRYAVRRTKRTYSADTKAALLAACRAPGASIAAVASAHSMNANVLHRWLKEQAQPDAHAEALPSEPIDMPAFIPVPLLTQTAEPVERTIRVEVRKGSLSMTVTWPMSAAHEFAGWSGALLK; encoded by the coding sequence ATGCTCAAAGACTCAGACACCCCGAGGTACGCCGTGCGCCGTACCAAGCGAACCTATTCAGCAGATACCAAAGCCGCGTTGCTTGCCGCGTGCAGGGCGCCGGGCGCGTCCATCGCAGCGGTCGCCAGCGCGCATAGCATGAACGCCAATGTGTTGCACCGCTGGCTGAAGGAGCAAGCACAGCCGGACGCTCACGCCGAAGCCCTTCCGTCAGAGCCGATAGACATGCCAGCATTTATCCCGGTGCCCCTGCTCACGCAAACGGCAGAGCCCGTGGAGCGCACGATTCGTGTGGAGGTCCGCAAAGGTAGTTTGAGCATGACCGTCACTTGGCCCATGTCTGCTGCCCATGAATTTGCCGGCTGGTCGGGCGCCCTTCTCAAGTGA
- a CDS encoding four helix bundle protein — MERTFKHPQIFADLLSLCQLYYPMHNNLPKPFRYAVGDRILSELAECLRLVVLANAVDKQSQLGRRDGAAYVRQVRAGIEVIRGFLLLGWKLKLVSHGALTEFGIRLEAISRQAARWQQWFETV; from the coding sequence ATGGAACGCACGTTCAAACACCCTCAGATTTTTGCAGACTTGCTGAGCCTGTGCCAGCTTTATTACCCGATGCATAACAACTTGCCCAAACCTTTTCGCTATGCGGTGGGCGATCGCATTCTGTCGGAGCTGGCTGAGTGTTTGCGGCTGGTCGTGCTAGCTAACGCGGTGGACAAGCAGAGTCAGCTTGGCCGGCGTGACGGCGCGGCGTACGTGCGCCAGGTTCGCGCCGGTATCGAGGTGATACGCGGCTTTTTGCTGTTGGGCTGGAAGCTCAAGCTGGTTTCGCATGGCGCGCTGACAGAGTTCGGCATACGGCTGGAGGCTATCAGCCGGCAGGCGGCGCGCTGGCAGCAGTGGTTTGAGACGGTCTAG
- a CDS encoding reverse transcriptase/maturase family protein — protein sequence MVLALAHDIASGHYRPSGFTVFAVTDPKLREIFAPAFADRLVQQWLVQHIEPWWNKRFIDDSYANRQGKGTQAAIGRLQHFMRQPGHRWYCQLDIRAFFPSIDRRILLQLRQTALPKLPWPASTRQQLDQVATAIIQQSPTEPPPRRSGDIDLLARVPPHKSLFGAPPGVGMPIGSLTSQFFANVYLNELDQFVKHTLKVRGYIRYVDDFVLLADAPQTLLVHKARIEQFLQERLRLQLHPTKTVLQRCSQGADFLGAIVHPHHRLTRQRAVRALKRRLHWFRALVFPHDTHHPMQQPSGSWQRWLANHQAIHAHGYRAAAAHAGHPQQLLRHLWARQHLALAQAHLRARTRPPQNLLPAGRPQLPPPQNPQGMAALNKMSARLRVAQTRFENVAPRKPPHNT from the coding sequence ATGGTGCTTGCATTGGCGCATGACATTGCCAGCGGCCACTACAGGCCCAGCGGCTTCACGGTCTTTGCCGTCACCGACCCCAAGCTGCGCGAAATCTTTGCTCCGGCCTTCGCCGACCGCCTGGTCCAGCAATGGCTGGTACAACACATTGAACCCTGGTGGAACAAGCGGTTTATTGACGACAGCTACGCCAACCGGCAAGGCAAGGGCACGCAAGCCGCTATCGGGCGCCTGCAGCACTTCATGCGCCAACCCGGACACCGGTGGTACTGCCAACTCGACATCCGGGCCTTCTTTCCCAGCATCGACCGCCGCATCCTGCTGCAGCTGCGGCAAACCGCCTTGCCCAAACTGCCTTGGCCTGCGTCCACACGCCAGCAGCTGGACCAAGTGGCAACCGCCATCATTCAACAATCGCCCACCGAGCCTCCGCCCCGGCGCAGCGGCGACATCGACCTGCTGGCGCGCGTACCGCCGCACAAGTCTCTTTTTGGCGCACCGCCCGGTGTTGGCATGCCGATTGGCAGCCTCACCAGCCAGTTCTTTGCCAACGTCTACCTCAACGAGCTCGATCAGTTCGTCAAACACACCCTCAAGGTGCGCGGCTACATACGCTACGTTGACGACTTTGTCCTGCTGGCTGATGCCCCCCAGACCCTGCTGGTGCACAAAGCCCGCATTGAACAATTCCTGCAAGAGCGGCTGCGCCTGCAGCTGCATCCCACAAAAACTGTTCTGCAACGCTGCAGCCAGGGCGCTGATTTTCTGGGCGCCATCGTCCACCCCCACCACCGCCTGACCCGTCAACGCGCAGTACGTGCTTTGAAGCGGCGGCTGCATTGGTTCAGGGCCTTGGTGTTCCCGCACGATACGCACCACCCCATGCAGCAGCCCAGTGGCAGTTGGCAACGCTGGCTGGCCAACCACCAGGCCATCCACGCCCACGGGTACCGCGCTGCTGCAGCGCATGCTGGCCACCCTCAACAGCTACTACGGCATCTATGGGCACGCCAGCACCTGGCGCTTGCGCAAGCACATCTACGAGCACGAACTCGGCCCCCTCAAAACCTTCTTCCTGCCGGACGGCCCCAACTACCGCCACCTCAGAATCCGCAAGGCATGGCTGCCTTGAACAAGATGAGCGCACGGCTGCGGGTGGCTCAAACAAGGTTTGAGAATGTCGCTCCGCGAAAACCGCCTCACAATACCTGA
- a CDS encoding type II toxin-antitoxin system Phd/YefM family antitoxin, producing MLSAANIKSISYLKSHAAQISEDLEMNGTPFFITQNGEASMVVESVKCFQEKEALIAALKIIALGEKDRLQGKGISVAESRAQLAAARQRRK from the coding sequence ATGCTTTCCGCCGCCAATATCAAATCCATCTCTTACCTGAAGAGCCATGCAGCTCAGATCTCCGAAGACCTGGAGATGAACGGCACGCCTTTTTTCATCACCCAGAATGGCGAAGCCAGCATGGTGGTTGAAAGTGTGAAATGCTTTCAGGAAAAGGAAGCGCTCATCGCCGCCTTGAAAATCATCGCCTTGGGTGAAAAAGACCGCTTGCAAGGCAAAGGCATATCCGTTGCCGAGTCACGGGCGCAACTGGCAGCAGCTCGCCAACGCCGCAAGTAA
- a CDS encoding IS5 family transposase — MKQTDLGLDLNTRRTRKMELLELMNCVVPWPELVAQLIAVSPPKTTGRPPFGHETMLRLHLLQQLFGLSDFAMEEALFETPLYREFAGLDTNDRLPDRVSILRFRHLLEKHNLAKAFFETVNAMLKARGLMLNSGTVIDAPSSTKNSSGKRDPEMHQAKKGNQWHHGIKSHIGSDADSGLVHSMVGTAANVNDVTQAHALVHGSESDVYADAGYQGVGKREETQGMDVNWHVAMRPGKRRALDKTSTLGAITDQIEKLKASIRAKVEHPFRVIKRQFGHNKVRYRGLSKNTAQLFTLFMLSNLWMVRKKLAAGSQA, encoded by the coding sequence ATGAAACAAACCGACCTTGGTCTTGACCTGAACACGCGCCGCACGCGCAAGATGGAACTGCTGGAGCTGATGAATTGCGTGGTTCCCTGGCCTGAGCTGGTGGCCCAGCTCATAGCGGTGTCGCCGCCCAAGACAACGGGCCGCCCGCCCTTTGGGCATGAGACCATGCTGCGCTTGCATCTTCTGCAGCAACTCTTTGGTCTGAGCGACTTCGCCATGGAAGAAGCTCTGTTTGAGACGCCGCTGTACCGCGAATTTGCCGGCTTGGATACGAACGACCGATTGCCCGATCGGGTCAGCATTCTTAGGTTTCGCCACCTGCTGGAGAAGCACAACCTGGCCAAGGCATTCTTCGAGACCGTCAATGCCATGCTCAAGGCTCGTGGCCTGATGCTCAACAGTGGCACCGTCATCGATGCACCCAGCTCCACCAAGAACAGCAGCGGCAAGCGCGACCCTGAGATGCACCAGGCCAAGAAAGGCAATCAGTGGCATCACGGCATAAAATCGCACATTGGCTCGGATGCTGACTCTGGCCTGGTTCACTCGATGGTGGGCACTGCGGCCAACGTCAACGATGTCACGCAGGCCCATGCGCTGGTGCATGGAAGCGAGAGCGACGTGTATGCCGATGCCGGCTACCAGGGGGTGGGCAAGCGCGAAGAAACCCAAGGCATGGATGTCAACTGGCATGTAGCCATGCGGCCGGGCAAGCGCCGGGCACTGGACAAGACGAGCACGCTGGGTGCGATCACCGACCAGATTGAAAAACTCAAGGCCAGCATTCGAGCCAAGGTGGAGCATCCGTTTCGGGTGATCAAGCGTCAGTTTGGCCACAACAAGGTGCGCTATCGCGGTCTGTCCAAGAACACCGCGCAGTTGTTCACGCTGTTCATGCTCTCGAACCTGTGGATGGTTCGCAAGAAACTGGCAGCAGGATCGCAGGCATGA
- the tnpB gene encoding IS66 family insertion sequence element accessory protein TnpB (TnpB, as the term is used for proteins encoded by IS66 family insertion elements, is considered an accessory protein, since TnpC, encoded by a neighboring gene, is a DDE family transposase.) — protein sequence MIRIDFAWLAVQPLDMRAGTDTALGRVVQVFGAAHPHHAYLFANSRANRMKVLVHDGIGIWLAARRLHQGKFVWPTPGVGRHQQLSNEQLQALVLGLPWQRIGSAGIITVV from the coding sequence GTGATCCGCATCGACTTCGCCTGGTTGGCAGTCCAACCACTGGACATGCGTGCGGGTACGGATACGGCGCTGGGGCGAGTCGTGCAGGTGTTTGGCGCTGCCCACCCGCACCATGCCTACCTATTTGCGAACAGCCGTGCCAACCGCATGAAGGTTCTGGTACATGACGGCATTGGCATCTGGCTGGCCGCGCGTCGGCTCCATCAAGGCAAATTTGTCTGGCCCACACCGGGCGTCGGTCGGCACCAGCAACTCAGCAATGAACAGCTCCAAGCGCTGGTATTGGGACTTCCCTGGCAGCGCATTGGAAGCGCAGGAATCATCACCGTCGTCTGA
- the istA gene encoding IS21 family transposase codes for MITNEEYMELKVLRKHRLSLREISAQTGMAVNTVRKYLEGGPPAMKKLPERKSKLDPFKDYLAGRIQAAKPDWIPATVLQREIAAQGYTGSVRILQEYLKELRPQARPDPVVRFETQPGEQMQMDWIEFRKSGHKDGMLAAFVATLGHSRATFAEFVTDMKLETLLACHVRAFESFGGVTREVLYDNMKTVILKRDAYGKNLHQFQGAFADFAHHHGFVPRVCKPYRAKTKGKVERMNGYIRRSFWVPLVASMKQQCLVVDADTANREMRTWLRDVANVRIHGTTGCVPALALQQERTHLLAIPSAYSGRTVRQLQKVTGSGAAVRPIPAAAWRGLQHPLAMYDTLVHNQASAGGRP; via the coding sequence ATGATTACGAACGAGGAGTACATGGAACTCAAGGTTTTAAGGAAGCACAGGCTGAGCTTGCGCGAGATATCGGCGCAAACTGGAATGGCAGTCAACACGGTGCGTAAGTATTTGGAGGGCGGTCCGCCGGCCATGAAGAAACTGCCGGAACGTAAAAGCAAGCTCGATCCATTCAAGGACTACTTGGCTGGACGTATTCAGGCGGCCAAGCCTGATTGGATTCCCGCAACGGTGCTGCAGCGTGAGATTGCCGCACAGGGGTATACGGGCTCCGTGCGCATCCTGCAGGAGTACCTCAAGGAGTTGCGTCCACAGGCGCGCCCGGATCCGGTTGTGCGGTTCGAGACCCAGCCCGGTGAGCAAATGCAGATGGACTGGATCGAGTTCCGCAAGTCTGGGCATAAAGACGGCATGTTGGCGGCGTTTGTGGCAACGCTTGGCCACAGCCGGGCGACCTTCGCGGAGTTTGTCACAGACATGAAGCTGGAGACACTACTGGCGTGCCATGTCAGGGCGTTCGAGAGCTTTGGTGGAGTCACCCGTGAAGTGCTGTACGACAACATGAAGACCGTCATCCTCAAGCGTGACGCCTACGGCAAGAACCTGCACCAGTTCCAGGGTGCCTTTGCTGACTTTGCGCACCACCATGGCTTTGTGCCGCGGGTGTGCAAGCCCTATCGGGCCAAGACCAAGGGCAAAGTCGAACGCATGAATGGCTACATCCGGCGCAGCTTCTGGGTGCCATTGGTGGCGAGTATGAAGCAGCAATGCTTGGTGGTGGACGCGGACACAGCCAATCGGGAAATGCGCACCTGGCTGCGTGACGTTGCCAATGTGCGGATCCACGGAACCACTGGGTGTGTGCCGGCACTGGCTTTGCAACAGGAGCGCACACATCTGCTGGCCATCCCCAGCGCCTACAGTGGGCGAACAGTGCGTCAATTGCAAAAAGTCACCGGTAGCGGCGCAGCAGTCCGGCCAATTCCAGCCGCGGCATGGCGAGGCCTGCAGCATCCTCTGGCGATGTATGACACGCTGGTGCACAACCAAGCCTCAGCAGGAGGACGACCATGA